One segment of Tenrec ecaudatus isolate mTenEca1 chromosome 1, mTenEca1.hap1, whole genome shotgun sequence DNA contains the following:
- the PRXL2B gene encoding prostamide/prostaglandin F synthase: MSALDLARVGACVLKHAVTGEAVELRSLWQEQTCVVAGLRRFGCMVCRWIARDLSSLKGLLDQHGVRLVGVGPETLGLQEFLDGGYFSGELYLDESKQFYKELGFKRYNSLSILPAAVGKPVRDVAAKAKAANIHGNLSGDLLQSGGLLVVSKGGEKVLLHFVQNSPGDYVPQENVLGALGISAEGLASEPPQCDEEVCGR, encoded by the exons ATGAGCGCATTGGACCTGGCCCGGGTGGGCGCGTGCGTGCTGAAGCACGCGGTGACGGGAGAG GCCGTGGAGCTGCGGAGCCTGTGGCAGGAGCAGACGTGCGTGGTGGCCGGGCTGCGGCGTTTCGGCTGCATGGTGTGCCGCTGGATCGCCCGGGACCTCAGTAGCCTCAAGGGGCTCCTGGACCAGCATGGCGTGCGCCTGGTGGGCGTGGGGCCCGAGACCCTGGGCCTACAGGAGTTCCTGGATGGTGGCTACTTCTCAGGAG AACTCTACCTGGATGAGAGCAAGCAGTTCTACAAGGAGCTGGGCTTTAAGCG TTACAACAGCCTGAGCATCCTGCCTGCTGCCGTGGGGAAGCCGGTGCGGGATGTAGCCGCCAAG GCCAAGGCCGCCAACATCCATGGAAACCTGTCTGGGGACCTGCTACAAAGCGGAGGGCTGCTGGTGGTCAGCAAAG gtggtgagaaggTGCTGCTGCACTTTGTCCAGAATTCCCCGGGGGACTATGTTCCCCAGGAGAATGTCCTTGGCGCCCTGGGCATCTCTGCGGAGGGTCTTGCCAGCGAGCCACCACAG TGTGATGAGGAGGTATGTGGGAGGTGA